One Streptomyces sp. NBC_00102 DNA segment encodes these proteins:
- the pgi gene encoding glucose-6-phosphate isomerase translates to MNAQSRTKLNQTPEWAALGKHREELGGTHLRELFAENADRGAAYTLRVGDLHIDYSKQLVTDETLRLLRDLAAATGVAELRDAMFRGDKINTTEDRAVLHTALRAPRDAVIEVDGENVVPAVHAVLDKMAGFADRVRSGEWTGHTGRPIKNIVNIGIGGSDLGPAMAYEVLRSFTDRSLTLRFVSNVDGADLHEAVRDLDAAETLFVIASKTFTTIETITNATSARDWLLTELKAGQDAVAKHFVALSTNAEKVSDFGIDTANMFEFWDWVGGRYSYDSAIGLSLMIAIGPDRFREMLDGFHLVDEHFRTAPAEENAPLLLGLLGVWYGQFFDAQAHAVLPYSHYLSKFTAYLQQLDMESNGKSVDRDGNPVEWQTGPVVWGTPGTNGQHAYYQLIHQGTKVIPADFIGFAAPVTDLLPGLIAQHDLLMANFFAQTQALAFGKTPEEVRAEGVPEELVPHKTFQGNHPTTTILAEKLTPSVLGQLIALYEHKVFVQGAIWNIDSFDQWGVELGKVLAKKIEPVLTEGTGGEQLDSSTAALVATYRSLRGR, encoded by the coding sequence ATGAACGCACAAAGCCGAACCAAGCTCAACCAGACGCCCGAGTGGGCGGCCCTCGGCAAGCACCGCGAGGAACTGGGCGGGACCCACCTGCGGGAGCTGTTCGCCGAGAACGCCGACCGCGGCGCCGCCTACACCCTCCGGGTGGGCGACCTGCACATCGACTACTCCAAGCAGCTGGTGACCGACGAGACGCTGCGTCTGCTGCGCGACCTCGCCGCCGCCACCGGGGTCGCCGAGCTGCGGGACGCCATGTTCCGCGGCGACAAGATCAACACCACCGAGGACCGCGCCGTCCTGCACACCGCGCTCCGCGCCCCGCGCGACGCGGTGATCGAGGTGGACGGCGAGAACGTCGTGCCGGCCGTGCACGCGGTCCTGGACAAGATGGCCGGCTTCGCCGACCGGGTCCGCTCCGGCGAGTGGACCGGCCACACCGGCCGCCCCATCAAGAACATCGTCAACATCGGCATCGGCGGCTCGGATCTGGGCCCCGCCATGGCGTACGAGGTGCTGCGCTCCTTCACGGACCGCTCCCTCACCCTCCGCTTCGTCTCCAACGTCGACGGCGCCGACCTCCACGAGGCCGTCCGCGACCTGGACGCCGCCGAGACGCTCTTCGTCATCGCCTCGAAGACGTTCACCACCATCGAGACGATCACCAACGCCACCTCCGCCCGCGACTGGCTCCTCACCGAGCTGAAGGCCGGTCAGGACGCCGTCGCCAAGCACTTCGTGGCACTGTCGACCAACGCCGAGAAGGTGTCGGACTTCGGTATCGACACGGCCAACATGTTCGAGTTCTGGGACTGGGTCGGCGGCCGTTACTCCTACGACTCCGCCATCGGCCTCTCGCTGATGATCGCCATCGGCCCGGACCGGTTCCGCGAGATGCTCGACGGCTTCCACCTCGTCGACGAGCACTTCCGCACCGCCCCGGCAGAGGAGAACGCTCCGCTGCTGCTGGGCCTGCTGGGCGTCTGGTACGGCCAGTTCTTCGACGCCCAGGCGCACGCGGTGCTGCCCTACAGCCACTACCTCTCCAAGTTCACCGCCTACTTGCAGCAGCTGGACATGGAGTCCAACGGCAAGTCCGTGGACCGGGACGGCAACCCGGTGGAGTGGCAGACCGGCCCGGTCGTCTGGGGCACCCCGGGCACCAACGGCCAGCACGCGTACTACCAGTTGATCCACCAGGGCACCAAGGTCATCCCGGCCGACTTCATCGGCTTCGCCGCCCCGGTCACCGACCTGCTGCCCGGACTCATCGCGCAGCACGACCTGCTGATGGCCAACTTCTTCGCGCAGACCCAGGCGCTCGCCTTCGGCAAGACGCCCGAAGAGGTCCGCGCCGAGGGCGTGCCCGAGGAACTGGTCCCGCACAAGACGTTCCAGGGCAACCACCCGACCACGACGATCCTCGCCGAGAAGCTCACCCCCTCGGTCCTCGGCCAGCTCATCGCGCTGTACGAGCACAAGGTGTTCGTCCAGGGCGCGATCTGGAACATCGACTCCTTCGACCAGTGGGGCGTCGAGCTGGGCAAGGTCCTCGCCAAGAAGATCGAGCCGGTCCTCACCGAGGGCACCGGCGGCGAGCAGCTGGACAGCTCGACGGCGGCGCTCGTCGCCACCTACCGCTCGCTGCGCGGTCGCTGA
- a CDS encoding RNA polymerase-binding protein RbpA, giving the protein MASGNAIRGSRVGAGPMGEAERGESAPRLRISFWCSNGHETQPSFAHDAQVPETWDCPRCGFPAGQDKDSPPDPPRTEPYKTHLAYVRERRSDADGEAILAEALAKLRGEI; this is encoded by the coding sequence GTGGCAAGTGGCAACGCGATCCGGGGAAGCCGGGTCGGAGCGGGGCCGATGGGTGAGGCCGAGCGGGGCGAGTCCGCGCCGCGCCTCCGCATCTCCTTCTGGTGCTCGAACGGGCACGAGACGCAGCCGAGCTTCGCCCATGACGCGCAGGTACCGGAGACCTGGGACTGCCCCCGATGCGGCTTTCCGGCGGGCCAGGACAAGGACAGCCCGCCCGACCCGCCGCGCACGGAACCGTACAAGACGCATCTCGCGTACGTGCGCGAGCGACGCAGTGACGCGGACGGCGAGGCCATTCTCGCCGAGGCGCTCGCCAAGCTCCGCGGCGAGATCTGA
- the secG gene encoding preprotein translocase subunit SecG codes for MILAFEIALIVFSLLLMLLVLMHKGKGGGLSDMFGGGMQSSVGGSSVAERNLDRITVVVGLCWFASIVALGLLIKLDS; via the coding sequence GTGATTTTGGCGTTCGAGATCGCCCTGATCGTCTTCAGCCTGCTGCTGATGCTGCTGGTGCTGATGCACAAGGGCAAGGGCGGCGGCCTCTCCGACATGTTCGGTGGCGGCATGCAGTCCTCGGTCGGCGGTTCCTCGGTGGCCGAGCGCAACCTCGACCGCATCACCGTGGTCGTCGGCCTGTGCTGGTTCGCGAGCATTGTGGCACTCGGCCTGCTCATCAAGCTGGACAGCTGA
- the tpiA gene encoding triose-phosphate isomerase: protein MSTRTPLMAGNWKMNLNHLEAIAHVQKLAFALADKDYDAVEVAVLPPFTDLRSVQTLVDGDKLKIKYGAQDISAQDSGAYTGEISGSMLAKLKCAYVAVGHSERRQYHGENDEICNAKVKAAFKHGLTPILCVGEGLDIRKAGDQVSYTLAQLDGALKDVPAEQAESIVIAYEPVWAIGTGEVATPEDAQEVCGAIRRRLAELYSQELADAVRIQYGGSVKSGNVAAIMAQPDVDGALVGGAALDADEFVKIVRFRDQ, encoded by the coding sequence ATGAGCACCCGTACCCCGCTGATGGCGGGCAACTGGAAGATGAACCTCAACCACCTCGAGGCCATCGCCCACGTCCAGAAGCTCGCCTTCGCGCTGGCCGACAAGGACTACGACGCGGTCGAGGTCGCCGTCCTGCCGCCCTTCACCGACCTGCGCTCCGTGCAGACCCTGGTGGACGGCGACAAGCTGAAGATCAAGTACGGCGCCCAGGACATCTCGGCGCAGGACTCCGGTGCGTACACCGGCGAGATCTCCGGCTCCATGCTCGCCAAGCTGAAGTGCGCGTACGTGGCCGTCGGCCACAGCGAGCGCCGCCAGTACCACGGCGAGAACGACGAGATCTGCAACGCCAAGGTGAAGGCCGCCTTCAAGCACGGGCTGACCCCGATCCTCTGCGTCGGCGAGGGCCTGGACATCCGCAAGGCCGGCGACCAGGTCTCCTACACCCTCGCTCAGCTCGACGGCGCCCTCAAGGACGTCCCGGCCGAGCAGGCCGAGTCGATCGTTATCGCCTACGAGCCGGTCTGGGCGATCGGTACCGGCGAGGTCGCCACCCCCGAGGACGCCCAGGAGGTGTGCGGAGCCATCCGCCGCCGTCTCGCCGAGCTCTACTCGCAGGAGCTGGCCGACGCGGTCCGCATCCAGTACGGCGGCTCCGTGAAGTCCGGCAACGTCGCCGCGATCATGGCGCAGCCCGACGTCGACGGCGCCCTCGTGGGCGGTGCGGCGCTGGACGCCGACGAGTTCGTCAAGATCGTCCGCTTCCGCGACCAGTGA
- the pgk gene encoding phosphoglycerate kinase, translated as MKTIDELLAEGVAGKRVFVRADLNVPLDGTTITDDGRIRAVQPTVAKLAEAGARVIVASHLGRPKGAPDPAFSLAPAAARLGELLGTEVAFATDTVGESATATVAALTDGQVAVVENLRFNAGETSKDDAERGAFADQLATLADVYVGDGFGAVHRKHASVFDLPARLPHFAGYLIATEVGVLKKLTSDVKRPYAVVLGGAKVSDKLGVIDHLLEKADRILIGGGMAYTFLKAQGHEVGISLLQEDQVPKVQEYLKRADERGVEFVLPVDVLVSSEFPDLKTKAPANPTVVASDAIPADQEGLDIGPETRKLYAAKLADAATVFWNGPMGVFEHPDYAEGTRAVAQALVDSPAFSVVGGGDSAAAVRILGFDENAFGHISTGGGASLEYLEGKSLPGLAALEN; from the coding sequence ATGAAGACGATCGACGAACTTCTCGCCGAAGGGGTCGCCGGCAAGCGGGTATTCGTCCGCGCCGACCTCAACGTGCCGCTCGACGGCACCACCATCACCGACGACGGCCGCATCCGCGCCGTCCAGCCGACCGTCGCCAAGCTCGCCGAGGCCGGCGCGCGGGTCATCGTCGCCTCGCACCTCGGCCGCCCGAAGGGCGCCCCGGACCCGGCGTTCTCGCTGGCCCCCGCCGCCGCCCGGCTCGGTGAACTGCTCGGCACCGAGGTCGCGTTCGCCACCGACACCGTGGGCGAGTCCGCCACGGCCACGGTCGCCGCCCTCACCGACGGCCAGGTCGCCGTCGTCGAGAACCTCCGCTTCAACGCCGGTGAGACGTCCAAGGACGACGCCGAGCGCGGCGCCTTCGCCGACCAGCTCGCCACCCTCGCCGACGTGTACGTGGGCGACGGCTTCGGCGCGGTGCACCGCAAGCACGCCTCGGTCTTCGACCTCCCGGCCCGGCTGCCGCACTTCGCCGGCTACCTCATCGCCACCGAGGTCGGCGTCCTGAAGAAGCTCACCAGCGACGTCAAGCGCCCCTACGCCGTGGTCCTCGGCGGCGCCAAGGTCTCCGACAAGCTCGGCGTCATCGACCACCTGCTGGAGAAGGCCGACCGCATCCTGATCGGCGGCGGCATGGCGTACACCTTCCTCAAGGCCCAGGGCCACGAGGTCGGCATCTCGCTGCTCCAGGAGGACCAGGTCCCCAAGGTGCAGGAGTACCTCAAGCGCGCCGACGAGCGCGGCGTGGAGTTCGTGCTCCCCGTCGACGTCCTCGTCTCCTCCGAGTTCCCGGACCTCAAGACGAAGGCCCCGGCCAACCCCACCGTCGTCGCCTCCGACGCGATCCCGGCGGACCAGGAGGGGCTGGACATCGGCCCCGAGACGCGCAAGCTGTACGCGGCGAAGCTCGCCGACGCGGCCACCGTCTTCTGGAACGGCCCGATGGGCGTCTTCGAGCACCCCGACTACGCCGAGGGCACCCGCGCGGTCGCCCAGGCGCTCGTCGACTCCCCGGCCTTCAGCGTCGTCGGGGGTGGCGACTCCGCCGCCGCCGTCCGCATCCTGGGCTTCGACGAGAACGCCTTCGGCCACATCTCGACCGGTGGCGGCGCCAGCCTCGAATACCTCGAGGGCAAGTCGCTCCCCGGCCTTGCCGCATTGGAGAACTGA
- the gap gene encoding type I glyceraldehyde-3-phosphate dehydrogenase, with protein MTIRVGINGFGRIGRNYFRALLEQGADIEIVAVNDLGDTATTAHLLKYDTILGRLKAEVSHTADTITVDGHTIKVLSERNPADIPWGQLGVDIVIESTGIFTKKADAEKHIAGGAKKVLISAPAKDEDITIVMGVNQDKYDAANHHVISNASCTTNCVAPMAKVLDENFGIVKGLMTTVHAYTNDQRILDFPHSDLRRARAAAENIIPTTTGAAKATALVLPQLKGKLDGIAMRVPVPTGSATDLVVELQREVTKDEVNAAFKKAADDGDLKGYLAYTEDPIVSSDIVSDPASCTFDSSLTMVQEGKTVKILGWYDNEWGYSNRLVDLTVFVGGQL; from the coding sequence GTGACGATCCGCGTAGGCATCAACGGCTTTGGCCGCATCGGTCGTAACTACTTCCGCGCGCTGCTGGAGCAGGGTGCGGACATCGAGATCGTGGCTGTCAACGACCTGGGTGACACCGCGACCACGGCTCACCTCCTGAAGTACGACACCATTCTGGGTCGTCTCAAGGCAGAGGTCAGCCACACCGCCGACACCATCACCGTCGACGGCCACACCATCAAGGTGCTCTCCGAGCGCAACCCGGCCGACATCCCCTGGGGTCAGCTGGGCGTCGACATCGTCATCGAGTCGACCGGTATCTTCACCAAGAAGGCCGACGCCGAGAAGCACATCGCCGGTGGCGCCAAGAAGGTCCTCATCTCGGCTCCGGCCAAGGACGAGGACATCACCATCGTGATGGGCGTCAACCAGGACAAGTACGACGCGGCCAACCACCACGTCATCTCCAACGCCTCCTGCACCACCAACTGTGTGGCGCCGATGGCCAAGGTTCTCGACGAGAACTTCGGCATCGTCAAGGGCCTGATGACGACGGTCCACGCGTACACGAACGACCAGCGCATCCTGGACTTCCCGCACTCGGACCTGCGCCGCGCCCGCGCCGCCGCCGAGAACATCATCCCGACCACGACGGGTGCCGCCAAGGCCACCGCCCTGGTTCTGCCCCAGCTCAAGGGCAAGCTCGACGGCATCGCGATGCGCGTCCCGGTCCCGACCGGTTCCGCCACCGACCTGGTCGTCGAGCTGCAGCGCGAGGTCACCAAGGACGAGGTCAACGCCGCGTTCAAGAAGGCCGCCGACGACGGCGACCTGAAGGGCTACCTGGCGTACACCGAGGACCCGATCGTCTCCTCGGACATCGTCAGCGACCCGGCGTCCTGCACCTTCGACTCCTCCCTGACGATGGTTCAGGAAGGCAAGACGGTGAAGATCCTCGGCTGGTACGACAACGAGTGGGGCTACTCCAACCGCCTCGTCGACCTGACCGTCTTCGTCGGCGGCCAGCTCTGA
- the whiA gene encoding DNA-binding protein WhiA has protein sequence MAMTPAVKDEISRLPVTRTCCRKAEVSAILRFAGGLHLVSGRIVIEAELDTAMAARRLKRDILEIFGHASELIVMAPGGLRRGSRYVVRVVAGGDQLARQTGLVDGRGRPIRGLPPQVVSGATCDAEAAWRGAFLAHGSLTEPGRSSSLEVTCPGPEAALALVGAARRLSIAAKAREVRGVDRVVVRDGDAIGALLTRLGAHESVLAWEERRMRREVRATANRLANFDDANLRRSARAAVAAGARVGRALEILGEEVPEHLAAAGRLRMEHKQASLEELGALADPPLTKDAVAGRIRRLLAMADKRAQDLGIPGTESTLSEEMADGLVG, from the coding sequence ATGGCGATGACGCCAGCGGTGAAGGACGAAATCTCTCGGCTTCCCGTCACCCGGACCTGCTGCAGGAAGGCGGAGGTCTCCGCGATCCTCCGCTTCGCGGGCGGGCTGCACCTGGTGAGCGGCCGGATCGTGATCGAGGCGGAGCTGGACACCGCGATGGCGGCCCGCCGGCTCAAGCGCGACATCCTGGAGATCTTCGGGCACGCCTCGGAGCTGATCGTGATGGCCCCCGGCGGGCTGCGGCGCGGCTCCCGGTACGTCGTACGCGTGGTGGCGGGCGGTGACCAGCTGGCGCGCCAGACCGGTCTCGTGGACGGCCGCGGCCGTCCCATCCGCGGGCTGCCCCCGCAGGTGGTCTCGGGGGCCACCTGCGACGCCGAGGCGGCCTGGCGCGGGGCCTTCCTGGCGCACGGCTCGCTCACCGAGCCGGGCAGGTCCTCCTCGCTGGAGGTCACCTGCCCCGGTCCCGAGGCGGCGCTCGCGCTGGTCGGGGCCGCGCGCCGGCTCTCCATCGCCGCCAAGGCCCGCGAGGTCCGCGGGGTCGACCGCGTGGTGGTCCGCGACGGCGACGCGATCGGCGCCCTGCTGACCCGCCTCGGCGCCCACGAGTCCGTGCTGGCCTGGGAGGAGCGCCGGATGCGGCGCGAGGTCCGGGCGACAGCCAACCGGCTCGCCAACTTCGACGACGCCAACCTCCGCCGCTCCGCCCGCGCCGCCGTGGCCGCCGGTGCCCGCGTGGGCCGCGCCCTGGAGATCCTGGGCGAGGAGGTCCCCGAACACCTCGCCGCCGCCGGACGGCTGCGCATGGAGCACAAGCAGGCATCGCTGGAGGAGCTGGGCGCGCTCGCCGACCCGCCGCTGACCAAGGACGCCGTCGCCGGGCGCATCCGCCGGCTGCTGGCGATGGCCGACAAGCGCGCGCAGGACCTCGGCATCCCGGGTACCGAGTCCACCCTCAGCGAGGAGATGGCGGACGGTCTGGTCGGCTGA
- the yvcK gene encoding uridine diphosphate-N-acetylglucosamine-binding protein YvcK encodes MTSVNLRLRRLSRAGSLRSGRRRGGPPKVVALGGGHGLSASLAALRRITGDLTAVVTVADDGGSSGRLRDEFGVLPPGDLRKALAALCGDDDWGQTWARVTQHRFESRGDLHGHAVGNLLIVALWEQLGDHVQALDLVGTLLGAHGRVLPMSAVPLELQAQVRGHEPERPDEIVTVRGQATVALTPGEVQSVQVVPHAPPAVPEAVEAVLDADWVVLGPGSWFSSVIPHLLVPDLLDALVATKARKVLSLNLAPQPGETDGFSPQRHLEVLGRHAPKLALDVVLADEAAVPDRESLADAAKRLGAAVELAPVASPDGVPIHDPELLAAAYDRIFRMHGRIGPWR; translated from the coding sequence GTGACCAGCGTCAACCTGCGGCTGCGGAGGCTGAGCCGGGCGGGCTCGCTCCGCTCCGGCCGCCGGCGCGGCGGACCGCCCAAGGTCGTCGCCCTCGGCGGCGGCCACGGGCTGTCGGCCTCGCTCGCCGCCCTGCGCCGCATCACCGGTGACCTGACCGCCGTCGTCACCGTCGCCGACGACGGCGGTTCCAGTGGCCGGCTCCGCGACGAGTTCGGCGTGCTCCCGCCCGGCGACCTGCGCAAGGCCCTCGCGGCCCTCTGCGGGGACGACGACTGGGGACAGACCTGGGCCAGGGTCACCCAGCACCGCTTCGAGTCCCGGGGCGACCTGCACGGCCACGCGGTGGGCAATCTGCTGATCGTGGCGCTCTGGGAGCAGCTCGGCGACCACGTGCAGGCGCTCGACCTGGTCGGCACGCTGCTCGGCGCGCACGGCCGGGTGCTGCCCATGTCCGCCGTACCGCTGGAGCTCCAGGCACAGGTCAGGGGGCACGAGCCGGAGCGGCCCGACGAGATCGTGACCGTACGCGGCCAGGCGACGGTGGCGCTCACCCCGGGCGAGGTGCAGTCCGTGCAGGTGGTCCCGCACGCCCCTCCGGCCGTCCCGGAGGCCGTCGAGGCCGTTCTGGACGCGGACTGGGTGGTGCTCGGGCCGGGCTCCTGGTTCTCCTCCGTCATCCCCCATCTGCTCGTCCCCGATCTGCTCGACGCGCTGGTCGCGACGAAGGCCCGGAAGGTGCTTTCGCTGAACCTCGCGCCGCAACCCGGCGAAACAGATGGCTTCTCCCCGCAGCGTCATTTGGAGGTTTTGGGGCGACACGCCCCTAAACTCGCCTTGGACGTGGTGTTGGCCGATGAGGCCGCCGTGCCTGACCGCGAGTCCCTCGCCGATGCCGCGAAGCGGCTCGGCGCCGCGGTGGAGCTGGCGCCGGTGGCCTCGCCAGACGGCGTTCCGATTCATGATCCGGAGCTGCTGGCCGCCGCGTACGACCGTATTTTTCGGATGCATGGAAGGATCGGCCCATGGCGATGA
- the rapZ gene encoding RNase adapter RapZ: MTDHEHRHAEPTQPDPDRTNGAHVSTGTTNETGDAVPTAIPELVIISGMSGAGRSTAAKCLEDLGWFVVDNLPPALIPTMVELGARSQGNVARIAVVVDVRGRRFFDNLRESLADLETKHVTRRIVFLESSDDALVRRFESVRRPHPLQGDGRIVDGIAAERDLLRELRGDADLVIDTSSLNVHELRAKMDAQFAGDQEPELRATVMSFGYKYGLPVDADLVVDCRFLPNPHWVPELRPFTGLNEEVSAYVFDQPGAKEFLNQYTELLQLVAAGYRREGKRYVTIAVGCTGGKHRSVAMSEKLSARLAAEGIETVLVHRDMGRE; the protein is encoded by the coding sequence ATGACCGACCATGAGCACCGCCACGCAGAACCCACGCAGCCGGACCCGGACCGAACCAACGGAGCACACGTGAGCACGGGCACCACCAACGAGACGGGCGACGCCGTCCCGACGGCCATCCCCGAACTGGTGATCATCTCGGGGATGTCCGGCGCCGGCCGGTCCACCGCCGCGAAGTGTCTGGAGGACCTCGGCTGGTTCGTCGTCGACAACCTCCCGCCCGCCCTGATCCCGACCATGGTCGAGCTCGGCGCGCGTTCCCAGGGCAACGTGGCCCGGATCGCCGTCGTCGTCGACGTACGCGGACGCCGTTTCTTCGACAACCTCCGGGAGTCCCTGGCGGACCTGGAGACCAAGCACGTCACCCGCCGGATCGTCTTCCTGGAGTCCTCGGACGACGCCCTGGTCCGCCGCTTCGAGTCCGTCCGCCGACCCCACCCCCTCCAGGGCGACGGCCGGATCGTCGACGGCATCGCGGCCGAGCGCGACCTGCTGCGCGAGCTGCGCGGCGACGCCGACCTGGTCATCGACACCTCCAGCCTCAACGTCCACGAGCTGCGGGCCAAGATGGACGCCCAGTTCGCCGGCGACCAGGAGCCGGAGCTGCGCGCCACGGTGATGTCGTTCGGCTACAAGTACGGTCTGCCGGTCGACGCCGACCTCGTGGTGGACTGCCGCTTCCTGCCGAACCCGCACTGGGTGCCCGAGCTGCGCCCCTTCACCGGCCTCAACGAGGAGGTGTCCGCGTACGTCTTCGACCAGCCGGGCGCCAAGGAGTTCCTCAACCAGTACACCGAGCTGCTCCAGCTCGTCGCCGCCGGATACCGCCGCGAGGGCAAGCGCTACGTGACCATCGCGGTCGGCTGCACGGGCGGCAAGCACCGCTCCGTCGCGATGTCGGAGAAACTCTCCGCCCGCCTCGCCGCCGAAGGCATCGAGACCGTCCTCGTCCACCGGGACATGGGGCGCGAGTGA